The Caballeronia sp. SL2Y3 genome includes a window with the following:
- a CDS encoding glycosyltransferase → MSVLFHIVDFNDGGIESSLIQWLRVFDRERFRVTLSVMHSSPAFESRFRALVPPDVSIEILADKQWLNYFQTRRYAQKLSKLGRVGRDVFNTLAVRPYVKRRVEALARRHALIVDFDMSLRRLAGQFGTAWLGVNHFSFDARLGARPRKKRRLAAQFARYDGVAALNQHMADEARRMFGDGLQRLFVLPNAIDIERIRRDALVTEAPICDAPYIVSVARLDEIQKDHRTLLRAYARLVSAGDVAEHLVIVGDGAFRGELEALAKELGIAGRVHFAGYRNNPHALVAGARLQVLSSRYEGMPMVLLEALAVGMPVIASDCPTGPREILGDGRFGILFTVGADEELAEAMRRLITDDALRHDMRSRALERAEEYGIAASNERFARCVSELKKARR, encoded by the coding sequence GTGTCGGTGCTTTTCCATATCGTCGACTTCAACGACGGCGGGATCGAATCGTCACTCATCCAGTGGCTGCGCGTCTTCGATCGCGAACGCTTCCGCGTCACCCTCTCGGTGATGCATTCCTCGCCCGCGTTCGAAAGTCGCTTTCGGGCGCTCGTGCCGCCGGATGTCAGCATCGAGATCCTCGCTGATAAGCAGTGGCTCAATTACTTCCAGACCCGCCGTTACGCACAAAAGCTGAGCAAGCTCGGGCGCGTCGGGCGCGATGTCTTCAACACGCTCGCCGTCCGGCCGTACGTGAAGCGACGCGTCGAAGCGCTCGCACGCCGGCACGCGCTGATCGTCGATTTCGATATGTCACTGCGCCGCCTCGCCGGCCAGTTCGGCACGGCGTGGCTCGGGGTCAATCACTTCAGCTTCGATGCCCGGCTTGGCGCGCGACCGCGCAAGAAGCGCCGGCTCGCGGCGCAGTTCGCACGTTACGACGGCGTAGCCGCGCTCAATCAGCATATGGCCGATGAAGCGCGCCGCATGTTCGGCGACGGCTTGCAGCGACTGTTCGTGCTGCCGAACGCCATCGATATCGAACGCATTCGGCGTGACGCGCTGGTGACCGAAGCGCCAATTTGCGATGCCCCGTACATCGTATCCGTGGCGCGGCTCGATGAGATTCAGAAGGACCATCGGACATTGCTGCGGGCTTACGCGCGGCTCGTGAGTGCCGGCGACGTGGCGGAGCATCTCGTGATTGTCGGCGATGGCGCGTTTCGCGGCGAACTGGAAGCGCTCGCGAAAGAACTCGGCATCGCTGGGCGCGTGCACTTCGCGGGCTATCGCAATAACCCGCATGCGCTGGTCGCCGGCGCACGGCTTCAGGTGCTGAGTTCGCGTTACGAAGGTATGCCGATGGTCCTGCTGGAGGCGCTCGCAGTGGGCATGCCCGTGATTGCGAGCGATTGCCCGACCGGCCCGCGCGAGATCCTTGGCGATGGCCGCTTCGGCATTCTGTTCACGGTCGGAGCGGACGAGGAACTCGCCGAGGCCATGCGCCGCCTGATTACCGACGACGCGTTGAGGCATGACATGCGCTCACGCGCGCTAGAGCGCGCTGAGGAATACGGCATTGCAGCCAGCAACGAGCGTTTTGCAAGATGCGTGTCCGAGCTGAAGAAGGCCAGACGCTAA
- a CDS encoding CopG family transcriptional regulator, which translates to MPAQPTDLARSKGGDTEKITINLGPVDLGQIDLLVEEGFYSNRTDLIRTAIRNQLAVHASVVSETATRRALVLGLQHFSRQDLEAVRAANERLKIQVLGLASIAADVSPELALATIESILVRGALHASPAVKAALADRIR; encoded by the coding sequence ATGCCAGCGCAGCCCACCGACCTCGCCCGCTCCAAAGGCGGCGACACCGAAAAAATCACGATCAACCTCGGGCCCGTCGACCTCGGCCAGATCGACCTGCTCGTGGAAGAAGGCTTTTACTCAAACCGCACGGACCTGATCCGCACGGCGATCCGCAACCAGCTCGCGGTGCACGCGTCCGTCGTCAGCGAAACGGCGACCCGGCGTGCGCTCGTGCTCGGGCTTCAACATTTCTCCAGACAGGACCTGGAAGCGGTGCGCGCAGCCAATGAGCGGCTCAAGATTCAGGTGCTCGGCCTCGCGAGCATCGCCGCCGACGTTTCACCCGAACTTGCTCTCGCCACCATCGAATCGATTCTGGTTCGAGGCGCCCTCCACGCATCGCCGGCCGTCAAGGCCGCGCTTGCAGACCGGATCCGCTGA
- a CDS encoding PHB depolymerase family esterase → MKLNEGFLDSMKEAFQRFQDGNSDAATDIVKRAMRGDTAHADPAAHESRPSRLAELFKTPTRADPQQDVEDRGHFSTRRYANAAGQREYKLYVPSAYGDEPLPLVVMLHGCTQNADDFAAGTQMNALAERQPCIVAYPIQPQTANASKCWNWFKPSDQQRDAGEPALIAGITREIIASHNVDAKRVYIAGLSAGGAMAAVMAQRYPDLYAAAGVHSGLPAGRAHDLPSALALMRGGEGKRASSSAVRCPLIVFHGDADATVNHVNARRVVEGFRTSGPVRRVSGAPGTREHSVQQFVSPDGVSAELWTLHGAPHAWSGGSARGTNTDPSGPDASAEMLRFFFAHPRD, encoded by the coding sequence ATGAAACTGAACGAAGGTTTTCTCGACTCGATGAAAGAGGCTTTTCAGCGCTTTCAGGACGGCAACAGCGACGCTGCCACCGACATCGTCAAGCGCGCGATGCGCGGGGACACTGCGCACGCAGACCCCGCCGCGCACGAATCACGGCCCTCGCGCCTCGCCGAACTCTTCAAGACGCCCACGCGCGCCGATCCGCAGCAGGACGTCGAAGATCGCGGGCACTTCAGCACGCGCCGCTACGCCAATGCCGCCGGCCAGCGCGAGTACAAGCTGTATGTGCCGAGCGCTTATGGCGACGAGCCGTTGCCGCTTGTCGTGATGCTGCACGGCTGCACGCAAAACGCCGACGACTTCGCGGCCGGCACGCAAATGAACGCGCTCGCGGAACGGCAGCCGTGCATCGTTGCGTACCCGATTCAGCCGCAGACCGCGAACGCATCCAAGTGCTGGAACTGGTTCAAGCCGTCGGATCAGCAGCGCGACGCCGGCGAGCCGGCGCTCATAGCCGGCATCACGCGCGAGATCATCGCCAGTCACAACGTGGACGCGAAGCGCGTCTACATCGCCGGACTGTCGGCGGGCGGCGCGATGGCGGCGGTCATGGCGCAACGCTACCCCGACCTGTATGCGGCGGCCGGCGTTCACTCGGGACTGCCCGCCGGACGCGCGCACGATCTGCCGTCGGCACTCGCGCTCATGCGCGGCGGCGAAGGTAAGCGCGCGTCGTCGAGCGCCGTGCGTTGTCCGCTGATCGTCTTTCACGGCGATGCGGACGCCACCGTGAACCACGTCAACGCGCGCAGAGTCGTCGAAGGCTTTCGCACAAGCGGGCCGGTGCGCCGCGTATCCGGCGCGCCGGGAACCCGCGAGCATTCGGTGCAGCAGTTCGTATCGCCCGATGGCGTCTCCGCGGAACTGTGGACGCTTCACGGGGCGCCGCACGCGTGGTCCGGCGGCAGCGCGCGCGGCACCAACACCGACCCCAGCGGCCCCGATGCCAGCGCAGAGATGCTGCGCTTCTTTTTCGCACATCCGAGGGACTAG
- a CDS encoding DUF4148 domain-containing protein, with protein MFKSIVPAIVIASALAAPAFAHAGENGALTRAEVKAQLVELQRAGYNPSSDRTTYPAAIQAAEARIQSAQGVAATSFGGSADGASVSGRANRPAGDVNAVDFNRP; from the coding sequence ATGTTCAAGTCAATCGTTCCCGCCATCGTCATCGCGTCCGCGCTGGCTGCTCCTGCTTTCGCGCACGCAGGCGAAAACGGCGCCCTGACCCGCGCGGAAGTGAAGGCGCAACTGGTCGAACTGCAGCGCGCGGGCTACAACCCTTCCAGCGACCGCACGACCTACCCGGCCGCCATCCAGGCGGCGGAAGCCCGCATCCAGTCGGCGCAAGGCGTCGCAGCGACGTCGTTCGGCGGCTCGGCGGACGGCGCGTCGGTGTCCGGCCGCGCGAATCGCCCGGCTGGCGATGTCAACGCGGTCGACTTCAATCGTCCGTAA
- a CDS encoding DUF2242 domain-containing protein, with protein MPIPSSLRLVFVSLGFLALAACGGRTATTPSYQQELFNTGASPYAHNFDATVKETCEAARRALLSQGFLTTMAQADSVDATKNFQPSAETHVVVSFHVVCTPGENATNQSIAYVNAVQDGYALKKSDTSASVGLSVLGSLSLPIRSNSDAMVKISSETVPAGKFYDRFFGLMGHYLTTVPRSSPIASDEVESKPLAPSLIVSSPELTPTPIVVQAPAAAATAIQTPEAAAVTKQEAQAAASTVTASAPVAASAMPAAAR; from the coding sequence ATGCCTATCCCGTCGTCGTTGCGCCTCGTTTTCGTTTCACTCGGTTTTCTCGCGCTCGCTGCCTGCGGTGGCCGCACCGCCACCACGCCCAGCTATCAGCAGGAGTTGTTCAACACCGGCGCGAGTCCCTACGCGCATAACTTCGACGCCACCGTAAAGGAAACCTGCGAGGCCGCGCGCCGCGCGTTGCTCTCGCAAGGCTTTCTCACGACGATGGCGCAGGCCGACAGCGTCGACGCCACGAAGAACTTCCAGCCGTCTGCCGAGACGCATGTCGTCGTGTCGTTCCATGTCGTCTGCACGCCCGGCGAGAACGCGACGAACCAGAGCATCGCCTATGTGAACGCCGTGCAGGACGGCTACGCGCTTAAAAAGAGCGACACGTCCGCGAGCGTCGGCCTGAGCGTGCTCGGCTCGCTTTCGCTGCCGATCCGCTCGAACAGCGACGCAATGGTCAAGATTTCCAGCGAAACCGTGCCGGCGGGCAAGTTCTATGACCGCTTCTTCGGCTTGATGGGCCACTATCTGACGACGGTGCCGCGCAGTTCGCCCATTGCGTCCGATGAAGTCGAGAGCAAGCCGCTCGCGCCCTCGCTGATCGTCAGTTCGCCGGAGCTGACGCCGACGCCGATCGTCGTGCAGGCGCCCGCCGCAGCCGCGACCGCGATTCAGACGCCGGAGGCCGCGGCGGTCACTAAGCAGGAAGCGCAGGCTGCCGCCAGTACGGTGACGGCATCGGCGCCGGTTGCGGCGTCCGCGATGCCCGCAGCGGCCCGTTGA
- a CDS encoding BON domain-containing protein, with translation MKVVDMLKALGVVVCVAVASSAYAQSSDAAATTGTESAAPTKAQKAATKKTDRKLGYDVRRALSKAQGFDVSNVFVRARGGAVTLTGTVPEGAQISQAEEVAKGVTGVQSVSNKLTLSPQNGGK, from the coding sequence ATGAAAGTTGTCGATATGTTGAAGGCGCTGGGCGTCGTAGTGTGCGTGGCGGTCGCGTCGAGCGCCTATGCCCAATCCAGCGATGCGGCGGCCACCACCGGCACCGAATCCGCCGCGCCGACCAAGGCGCAGAAGGCCGCGACCAAGAAGACGGATCGCAAGCTCGGCTACGACGTGCGCCGCGCGCTGTCGAAGGCGCAGGGCTTCGATGTGTCGAACGTGTTCGTCCGCGCACGCGGCGGCGCGGTTACGCTGACCGGCACCGTGCCGGAAGGCGCGCAGATCTCTCAGGCCGAAGAAGTGGCGAAGGGCGTGACGGGCGTGCAGTCGGTCTCGAACAAGCTCACGCTGAGCCCGCAAAACGGCGGCAAATAA
- a CDS encoding TAXI family TRAP transporter solute-binding subunit — translation MIQSDGNPQKERPRRRPQPKIVARFVAVSWRDLALTFGPILVVAVAALYLAVRLIQPAPPNTLTIAAGPKGSSFWNSAQKYKAILARNRVTLNVLETQGSLDNLTRLEKPDSGVDVGFVQGGMMPPGAVHDDLESLGSVAYVPLAVFYRGPVVSRLSEFRGKRLGIGAEGSGTRALALTLLKANGIEPGGDTQLLPLSGDAAAKALEGGQIDAALLTGDSAQPPTMAKLLRTPGVRFMDFAQADAYARRFPYLTEIELPMGAFDFANNLPPRPVHMIAPTAELVARDSLHPALSDLLIEAAREVHSRANLMQRANEFPAPLAHEFRISDDAERYYKSGKSFLYRVLPFWIASLADRVLVVLVPLVVVLIPALRLVPGLYRWRVKSRIYRWYGALIAIEREAISGPDTAQRDALLDRIDAIESAVNRMKMPLAFADQFYVLREHIGFVRERLAAEAGANAQAPSRRQVASREDTEQRST, via the coding sequence ATGATTCAATCAGACGGCAACCCCCAAAAGGAACGCCCGCGACGCAGGCCGCAACCGAAAATCGTCGCGCGTTTCGTCGCGGTGTCGTGGCGCGACCTCGCGCTGACGTTCGGCCCGATTCTCGTCGTGGCCGTCGCCGCGCTTTACCTCGCTGTGCGGCTCATTCAGCCCGCGCCGCCGAACACGCTCACCATTGCGGCGGGGCCGAAGGGCAGTTCGTTCTGGAACAGCGCGCAAAAGTACAAGGCGATCCTCGCGCGCAACCGCGTGACGCTCAACGTGCTGGAGACGCAAGGCTCGCTCGACAATCTCACGCGGCTGGAAAAGCCGGATTCGGGCGTCGATGTCGGTTTCGTGCAGGGCGGCATGATGCCGCCGGGCGCGGTGCACGACGACCTCGAATCGCTCGGCAGCGTCGCGTATGTGCCGCTCGCCGTGTTCTATCGCGGACCGGTGGTTTCGCGGCTGTCGGAATTCCGTGGAAAGCGGCTCGGCATCGGCGCGGAGGGCAGCGGCACGCGCGCGCTTGCGCTGACGCTCCTGAAGGCGAACGGCATCGAGCCCGGCGGGGACACGCAGTTGCTGCCGCTGTCCGGGGACGCCGCGGCCAAGGCGCTCGAAGGCGGCCAGATCGACGCCGCGCTTCTGACGGGCGATTCCGCGCAGCCGCCGACCATGGCGAAGCTGTTGCGCACGCCGGGCGTGCGCTTCATGGACTTCGCGCAGGCGGACGCCTACGCGCGCCGCTTCCCTTACCTCACCGAGATCGAATTGCCGATGGGCGCGTTCGATTTCGCCAACAATCTGCCGCCGCGCCCGGTCCACATGATCGCGCCGACCGCCGAGCTCGTCGCCCGCGACAGCCTGCATCCCGCGCTCTCGGACCTGCTCATCGAGGCGGCGCGCGAAGTCCACAGCCGCGCCAACCTGATGCAGCGCGCGAACGAATTTCCCGCGCCGCTCGCGCACGAATTCCGCATCAGCGACGACGCCGAGCGTTATTACAAGTCGGGCAAGAGTTTTCTGTACCGCGTGCTGCCGTTCTGGATCGCGAGTCTCGCCGATCGCGTGCTCGTCGTCCTCGTGCCGCTCGTCGTCGTGCTCATTCCGGCGCTGCGGCTCGTGCCGGGGCTGTATCGCTGGCGCGTGAAGTCGCGCATCTATCGCTGGTATGGCGCGTTGATTGCAATCGAACGGGAGGCGATCAGCGGCCCCGACACCGCGCAGCGCGACGCCCTCCTCGACCGCATCGACGCGATCGAATCGGCGGTCAACCGGATGAAGATGCCGCTCGCGTTCGCGGACCAGTTCTATGTGTTGCGCGAGCACATCGGTTTCGTGCGCGAGCGGCTCGCCGCCGAGGCCGGCGCGAACGCGCAGGCGCCTTCGCGCCGGCAAGTCGCGTCGCGTGAAGACACGGAGCAGCGCAGCACGTAA
- a CDS encoding 2-hydroxychromene-2-carboxylate isomerase has product MSAPHSTADGRPYFFFDFISPFSYLLLEQHDKWPDMPFEFVPVQLLKLLDRWKQPHAATIPSKRVFTYRHALFRAEQLGIPFRMPPAHPFDPVKALRLAVIANGDMTRVRDIFRFIWREGRDPSSPDGFRALCEYVGMPEAESRIDDEDVKAKLRDNNDRAVAMGVFGVPTFVVNDQIFWGEDTLPMVLYVARSPNWLDAAEVKRISTLPMARPEADPGDTAEVGG; this is encoded by the coding sequence ATGAGTGCCCCGCATTCGACCGCCGACGGTCGCCCGTACTTTTTTTTCGACTTCATCTCGCCGTTCTCGTATCTGCTTCTCGAGCAGCACGACAAATGGCCCGACATGCCGTTCGAATTCGTGCCCGTGCAACTGCTCAAGCTGCTCGACCGCTGGAAGCAGCCGCACGCGGCCACCATTCCGTCCAAGCGCGTGTTCACGTACCGCCACGCGCTCTTTCGGGCCGAACAGCTCGGCATTCCGTTTCGCATGCCGCCGGCGCATCCGTTCGATCCGGTGAAGGCGCTGCGGCTCGCCGTGATCGCAAACGGCGACATGACGCGCGTGCGCGACATTTTTCGCTTCATCTGGCGCGAGGGGCGCGATCCTTCTTCGCCGGACGGCTTTCGCGCGCTGTGCGAATACGTGGGCATGCCGGAGGCGGAATCGCGCATCGACGACGAAGACGTGAAGGCGAAGCTGCGCGACAACAATGACCGCGCCGTCGCGATGGGCGTGTTCGGCGTGCCGACCTTCGTCGTGAACGATCAGATCTTCTGGGGCGAGGACACGCTGCCGATGGTGCTCTACGTCGCCCGCTCGCCCAACTGGCTGGACGCGGCCGAGGTCAAACGCATCAGCACGTTGCCGATGGCCCGCCCGGAAGCCGATCCGGGCGACACGGCGGAAGTCGGCGGCTGA
- a CDS encoding LysR family transcriptional regulator has product MNEPADSLDIWLIRVLRTLLLERSVTQTAQRLNQTQPAISTALRRLREILNDPILVRGKQGMVPTEYGETLLAPAQRALREVEFVATPHGDFDPAHSRRTFRLAAPDYLNDFFMPTLVAAFRDAAPNARLEIESLNPMRDHERALDEGEIDLMVANWTKPEPRFERQDLFSDVFVCLMRANHPLAREPLTVERYARAAHLAPTPYSGAKRHPIDIGLARAGIRRRIVTTIPYFGLVPQVLLQSDLIFTAPRRFAQHYAAMLPLAVLDSPVPFPRIKCYRLSQPQSDQSTDVAWLCALMSRVSDSLIGRKTAPVHDFASAVAK; this is encoded by the coding sequence ATGAACGAACCCGCCGATTCCCTCGACATCTGGCTGATCCGCGTGCTGCGCACGCTGCTTCTGGAACGCAGCGTCACGCAGACCGCGCAGCGCCTGAACCAGACGCAGCCGGCCATCAGCACGGCGCTGCGCCGCCTGCGCGAAATCCTGAACGATCCGATTCTCGTGCGCGGCAAGCAGGGCATGGTGCCGACCGAATACGGCGAGACGCTGCTCGCGCCCGCGCAGCGCGCGCTGCGCGAGGTGGAATTCGTCGCGACGCCGCACGGCGATTTCGATCCCGCCCATTCGCGCCGCACCTTCCGGCTCGCCGCGCCGGATTATCTGAACGATTTCTTCATGCCGACGCTCGTCGCCGCGTTTCGCGACGCCGCGCCCAATGCGCGCCTCGAAATCGAATCGCTGAACCCGATGCGCGATCACGAGCGCGCGCTCGACGAAGGCGAGATCGACCTGATGGTCGCCAACTGGACGAAGCCCGAGCCGCGCTTCGAGCGACAGGACCTCTTCTCCGACGTGTTCGTCTGCCTGATGCGCGCGAACCATCCGCTCGCGCGCGAGCCGCTGACGGTGGAACGCTATGCGCGCGCCGCGCACCTCGCGCCGACGCCGTACAGCGGCGCGAAGCGTCATCCGATCGACATCGGGCTAGCGCGGGCCGGCATTCGCCGGAGAATCGTCACGACGATTCCGTATTTTGGTCTCGTGCCGCAGGTGCTGCTGCAATCGGACCTGATCTTCACCGCGCCGCGCCGTTTCGCGCAACACTATGCCGCGATGCTGCCGCTCGCGGTACTGGATTCGCCGGTGCCGTTTCCGCGCATCAAGTGCTATCGGCTGTCGCAGCCGCAGTCCGATCAATCGACCGATGTGGCGTGGCTCTGCGCGCTGATGTCGCGCGTGTCGGACTCGCTCATCGGCCGAAAGACCGCGCCGGTGCATGACTTCGCTTCGGCCGTCGCCAAATAA
- a CDS encoding AraC family transcriptional regulator, protein MDALDRLIQLAQLSGALDLRCLLRGPLEVDHAPAPAGEAAYHVVLDGACTVSRKGHAPIGLKAGDIVFLPRGDAHVLHVTDGDTRAGEMQARDNGAVTVRSNCGEAQPAVDLLCGRFTYAPRALLIDVLPDAVHVSFTRASAPYLGPLVAAMRREAEEAQLGAPSIVAALSTALFAMVLRAWLAEQPSLSGVLALLAHRRLGASVIAMLERPADPWTLEMLAKEAAMSRATFMRAFSAHSESSPLALLGHVRMQLASTMLTHTKKSIADVAANVGYQSEAAFSKRFKEVYGVAPGKFRAERGFGA, encoded by the coding sequence ATGGACGCTCTCGACCGCTTGATTCAACTCGCGCAGCTTTCCGGCGCGCTCGATTTGCGTTGTCTCCTGCGCGGTCCGCTCGAAGTGGATCACGCGCCCGCGCCGGCCGGCGAGGCGGCGTATCACGTCGTCCTGGACGGCGCGTGCACGGTGTCGCGCAAGGGCCATGCGCCGATCGGCCTGAAAGCGGGCGATATTGTCTTTCTGCCGCGCGGCGACGCGCACGTGCTTCACGTCACGGATGGCGACACACGCGCCGGCGAAATGCAGGCGCGCGACAACGGCGCGGTCACGGTGCGCAGCAATTGCGGCGAAGCGCAGCCGGCGGTGGATTTGCTGTGCGGACGCTTCACCTATGCGCCGCGCGCGCTTCTGATCGACGTGTTGCCGGACGCGGTGCACGTGTCGTTCACGCGCGCGTCCGCGCCGTATCTCGGCCCGCTCGTTGCGGCGATGCGTCGCGAAGCGGAGGAAGCGCAACTCGGCGCGCCATCGATTGTTGCGGCGCTTTCCACCGCTCTCTTTGCGATGGTGCTGCGCGCGTGGCTCGCCGAGCAGCCGTCGCTTTCGGGCGTGCTCGCGCTGTTGGCGCACCGGCGGCTGGGCGCGTCCGTGATCGCGATGCTCGAACGCCCCGCCGATCCGTGGACGCTCGAAATGCTCGCGAAGGAAGCAGCGATGTCGCGCGCCACGTTCATGCGCGCGTTCTCGGCGCATTCGGAAAGCTCGCCGCTCGCGCTGTTGGGCCATGTGCGCATGCAACTCGCGAGCACCATGCTCACGCACACCAAGAAGAGCATCGCGGATGTCGCGGCGAACGTCGGCTATCAGTCGGAAGCGGCGTTCAGCAAGCGGTTCAAGGAAGTGTACGGCGTCGCGCCGGGGAAGTTTCGGGCGGAGCGGGGGTTCGGGGCGTGA
- the xdhC gene encoding xanthine dehydrogenase accessory protein XdhC, which translates to MMHVVVFGAGHVGHALVKVLGTLPCVVQWVDARDELFPDEVPANVQIEATDVHDAIVDEAPAGAYFIVMTHDHSLDFALTQRIMRRDDFAYFGLIGSKTKRVKFERRLMERGLPQARLVEMTCPIGVEGIADKAPASIALAVAAQVLRVREERARSNASVPGAKRAMA; encoded by the coding sequence ATGATGCACGTCGTCGTGTTCGGCGCGGGCCACGTCGGCCATGCGCTCGTGAAGGTGCTGGGCACGCTGCCGTGCGTCGTCCAATGGGTCGATGCGCGCGACGAGCTTTTCCCCGACGAAGTGCCCGCGAACGTGCAGATCGAAGCGACGGATGTGCACGACGCGATCGTCGATGAAGCGCCCGCCGGGGCGTATTTCATCGTGATGACGCACGATCATTCGCTCGACTTCGCGCTCACGCAGCGCATCATGCGGCGCGACGACTTCGCTTATTTCGGGCTGATCGGTTCGAAGACGAAGCGCGTGAAGTTCGAGCGGCGATTGATGGAGCGCGGGTTGCCGCAGGCGCGGCTCGTCGAGATGACGTGCCCGATCGGCGTTGAAGGAATCGCGGATAAAGCGCCGGCGTCGATCGCGCTGGCGGTCGCGGCGCAGGTGTTGCGGGTGCGGGAAGAACGGGCGCGGTCGAATGCTTCGGTGCCGGGCGCGAAACGCGCAATGGCCTAA